TCTGTTTGCACCGACACACTCATTACTAGCTAACTACACCAATCTGTTTGCACCGACACACTCATTACTAGCTAACTACACCAATCTGTTTGCAATGACACACTCATTACTAGCTAACTACACCAATCTGTTTGCACCGACACACTCATTACTAGCTAACTACACCAATCTGTTTGCACCGACACACTCATTACCAGCTAACTACACCAATCTGTTTGCACCGACACACACAACACTAGCTAACTACACCAATCTGTTTGCACCGCCACACACAAAACTAGCTAACTACACCAATCTGTTTGCACCGACACACTCATTACTAGCTAACTACACCAATCTGTTTGCAACGACACACTCATTACTAGCTAACTACACCAATCTGTTTGCACCGACACACTCATTACTAGCTAACTACACCAATCTGTTTGCACGGacacacacacaacacaagctaACTACACCAATCTGTTTGCACCGACACACAATGTTGggtagcagggggaaggggataCCATTTGAAATAGTAACCAAGAAAAAGTGTTATATTCGAAAACAACTTCCAAATTTGCCTCTTGTGGGTGTATGCCCACACCCGTCTTTGATTTGTGTGCATTTATTTGTCAAAACGCCCAAGAAATAGGATTTGGCTCCTTGAGACACCATGAACTCCGACCGCTCTAACTGGTGTGCATTTCAGCCATTGTCACAGCCTCAAGAGCCACGGATGGGTGAATGGTGTCGATGTTTCGACATTCGACACTTTAGCAGTAAACTCTAAGCGGGGATGTAGCACAAAAAGTTTTTCAGATACTTTTTTTCGACATAATACTGTTTTATCACGTATTTTAGATTCCAACTTTTGCACTGAGAGGCAAGATGGCAACTATGCAGACTCAAGCAACTGCAATCTGTATATCACATGTTCTAATGGCTTTACCATAGCCAACCGCCACTGCCCAACAGGTCTAGCTTTCAACGAGGCAATCGGCATGTAAGTCACAGCCTTAGCCATCACTGTAGCTATAAAAAGGCGTTGGCTATAACTGTATCTATAAGGGGGTTAGTTATCACTGTAGCTATAAGGCGCTTGCCTATTAATCCAATTTGTTTGTAAACGTTTAAAAATGGCTCTGTAAGAAAACATGGATATGAAATTGCACGAGTTCAAAAACATGGATATGTAAATACGTAAGAGTTACAAAAAGTTTGACATTGAAATCATACACGAGTTAAAAAAACTTGAATAAGAAATTTATGGCTTCTCCAGGTGTGACTACCCAAGCAATGTTCCCGGATGCAGCGGCTCATCGGGCAGCGGCTTCTGTCATGAAAAATCGGACGGCAACTATAAAGATTCTGGCAATTGCCACGGATTTATTATGTGCTCAAACGGCCACACGTATCACATGACCTGCCCTGGGCAGACGAACTTTGACCCCGCGAAAAAGCGCTGTGAAGATTACGATTGTTCAGGTGAGATGtcttataaataaaataaataaataaattggagTAACTAATCACTCTCATTGCAGCTGGATTACGAGAGCGCAGATTTCAGACGCGGTAGAGTTTCCGGTAGAGTACGATGGATGGGGCTCTAGGCCTCTCTCGAGTGAGATGCTCGCATGAGTTTCCAGTTCGACAGATGGGGCCCTAGGTCTCTCTCGAGTGAGATGTCTCGCATGAGTTTCCAGTACGACAGATGGGGCCCTAGGTCTCTCTCGAGTGAGATGTCTCGCATGAGTTTCCAGTACGACAGATGAGGCCCTAGGTCTCTCTCGAGTGAGATGTCTTGCATGAGTTTCCAGTACGACAGATAGGGCTTTAGGCCTCTCTCGAGTAAGATGTCTCGCATGAGTTTCCAGTACGACAGAGTGAGATGTCTCGCATGAGTTTCCAGTACGACAGATGGGGCCCTAGGCCTCTCTCGAGTTCAGGCGGAATTCATCAGACTATGCAAGACCACGAAGTGCTCTCTAGAGTCACTATTTTTCTTGTTAATGCGACGCGCTTCTGTGTTTAGATTCCTCTGTGTTAAAAAGCGAGAACAACATGATTTTAAATATAGCCATGACAAACTCTGTCCCTAATATCCCCCGGCCGCCATTGCGGAAAAGATCGAATCCCAAAATGAATTGAGCTACGCAAAGgaaggcgggggggggggggggggggggggggggggcactgcctaaaagttcgtttttataattattaacATGAGACCGACTGACCGTGAAAATGACTTTTGTCAGTTCCAGGTCGAGATGTGGCGTACCTTACTGACCAGAATGGTGagtatttttaatcaaaatttgTTAAATTTCTGAGAAGGGCATGACAACATGGATTCAAATGAGCTTTGCTAGCCAACCAGTGAGGAAAAGATTGATTGACCAGTAAACTGTGATTCTTGCACTGGCCAAGTTTCTTCAAACGTTGTATTGGTGGCCGCGGTAGCGCGTGTTGTACTATAAcagataacttgattaagccGTGGGAGTAAGAGTTTATACAATATAATACAATCTTGgaaaaattatttataatagaATCTTGGGAAGAATAACAAGAAAGAATAGCAACGAAAAAGGTCACAAAACATGTTACAATCGGGGGTCTGCGAGGGTCTTGGACTAGTGTGCTGTTTGGACATCTTGTTGTTCACTATTAAAAGATGTTCGACCCTTTTCTTGACCAGTCTGGACTTAGCCTACtatgattattttttaaagatggAGGTTTTTGCGCTGAGAGAAGTGACGGCGACTATCAGGACCCCGACGCATGTGAAGGATTCATTTCCTGCTCTAACCACATCACCTACCACATGCCCTGCCCAGAAAACCTGCGCTTTAATCCGACAACAAAACACTGCGATAATCCCGAGAATGTACAATGCGGCCCGACCCGTCCGCCTACCCCCAAGGTCCCACCCACTACAAAAGCCCCTTTCACTAAGAGTCCGTTCTGTGTGGGCAAACAAAATGGAAAATACGCTGATGCCAACAATTGCAATGGCTTCGTCATGTGCTCAAACGGCTATATCTACTACATGGACTGTCCGTCAAATTTGCGCTACGACCCCGCAAAGGGTCGCTGTGAGTGGGCCGATACTGTGGACTGTGGCCAACGCCCCACGATCTCACCCCACCCACCAAAGCCAACAACTATGCCACCACAGCCCACACCGCCAAAAAGTCCCTTCTGCGAGGAAAAGAAGAACGGAGACTACGCCGACCCTAGTAACTGCAATGGCTTTATCACGTGCTCAAACGGTTACGCATACAAGCGGGACTGTCCTTTTAACCTGAAGTTTGATACAAAGAAATTGGAATGCGAGTGGCCTAACAAGGTAAACTGCAAATCGCGACCGACTACTGTACCATACGTGACGAAGCCGACCCCGCCCTCTGGCAACAGCGAGTTCTGCAAGAAGAACGGCAACGGGCGATACCGCGACCCGCACAACTGTCTTGGCTATATAGTCTGCCGCGGGGGCAATATCTACTTCAGGAATTGCAGACGAGGACTCAGGTTTAATGGCGTGACTAAGAGGTGCGACCTGCCGAGAAATGTGAAGTGCGCCGGGGCCGGGGGAGGGACCTTCTGCGAGGGAAGGAAAGACGGTGACTACGTGGACGCCGTCAATTGCAATGGATTCATCAAGTGCTCGAACCAGCTGACCTATTACTTCGACTGCCCCTCTAACCTGAGGTTCAATATCAAGAAGGACTGGTGCGACTGGCCAGAGAATGTATGGTGTCCATATCTCTAGGTAAGCATTTGGTTATCGAAATACAAATAGGGCCTAAGACGTCACCCTGATTCAttcccaaaaataagagacAACATGGCCGCCACGCATGCGTAATAGTGCACATACAATATCAtatattataaggaaatgtggggagacataacaatttatcaaattttctcgtttaagagattttgggctcacgatgcaggactcgaaaaaaCCCTTGCCATTCGAGTGATACACTTTCCGTTCAAACGATGCCAGAGAAAGCCCTATAATTGTTCCTTGGACATTGCACTTTTGTTCGCTTGAGAGCATACAATCCTCCATCATTTTCtgtaatttcattgaaatcggGCATAAAAGTAGTCGTTTAAAAGGTAGAACTGTTCGCCGCATAACAggtgcaggactcgaaattgGTAAATCGACTATCCTTCCATCAAATTGGCCAATAAAATAAGCAGTAGCGCCTTCCTATCTTGTTCCCgaagaaataacattttatgtagttatgcctagttcaggaaccattgttgttgtctttaagaTACAGACTGAAGCAAGGAAAACGGTGCGCTCCGCAAGAACAACTTCTCTCCGTTCGTCCgttctccattttgtttttaaacggccccacggctttctgggatagacacaggggaaccataaagcctttctgaaatacatttttttttttaatttgcgcATATAATGTTTTCCAACCTCAGCAAGACTGCCGCACTTCCATTATCATTGGACGTTTCAAATCAGAGATGCCCCTTGCACGTTTAAATACCGCTAATACTActtttatttggaatttaAGTCAACCAAAGGAAAGCCCTGTGCTGGCCGGAATCtcgtttttatttgtgataccgctgttattcctcgcgggcctagcaaaatgtgagcccagagaaaccgctggctcatgtcccttatttctgggaatgtGGTGGCCTAATGTCTCTTGCACATAAGCTACATTGCTTGCTTTTGTCCTCTATTAGCTGCCCACTAAATTGTTCGCCTTGTCGGAGCACCCTCGCTCCCTCCCTGGCTCTACCGTGTGTCGCCCCCCCTCCTTCCGTCCCTCCCTGGCTCTACCTTGCGTcgcccccctccctccctccctggcTCTACCGTGCGtcgccacccctcccccctccttccCTCCCTGGCTCTACCTTGCGTcgcccccctccctccctccctggcTCTACCTTGCGTCGCCCCCTCCCTTCATCCCTGGCTCTACCGTGCGTCGGAGAGAAAGAGGTGATAGGGAGAGCCGCTGACCCATGGCGTCTGATAGATGGAAAGTGATGCATCCTCCGTTATCATTTTAAACACCCACTACCATCATAATGTTAATTTTGAGATTAGAGTATAAAGTATCAAAAGAGAAAATTTGGACATGTTTTCTTACTCTTTCAGTTGATGCATGAAACACGACCATGGACGACCAGAATCGAGAAGTCATTTTGGCGGCTAATCACgataaaactttaaaaaatcaCAGTCACAAACTAGCTTTTTAAAAAGAGATTAAATTAAAAACTAGAGgtcaataaataattattcaaaTGACGATTTAATGCCTTTTAAGGGCCGAATACAATAAAACAGGAGAGCGAGGCTATAGGCTTGCGGGGGGAAGGGGGCCAAGAGAAAATCCTCCTTGGCAGCTAGGTGAAAACGTCTATTTCCAGCGGACATCGGGCGTTGCGGCCATAACGACCCTATCATATAACGACCGGACcctatcatatggaaaaagtataattTGATAATGTTccaataaaaaatgacccagCTATTGTAATTGTCACGCTATACTTATGTCACGCGATTCACATCCGGGTTCTGTGTGTGTaataaattcaacatggcggcGTTCACCATGCGGTCGTTTGTCTGACTCGTAAATAACTAAACATTACAACTATTTTTCACATTTGCTTACAGGCTAGTAAAAGGGGGTatggatcacgtttcacggaccgggcaaaatggcttttcacgtttcacggaccaggcaaaatggcttttcacgtttcacggacttAAAATGACCTTTTAAATCgttaaatcacgtttcacggacgtcGAAATGGACGATTTCACGTTTCTTGTAGGGTGAAAAATGGTCAAAATACCCTTTACCACCCTGTGcttatgcccgacagtcgggagaGGTAAAGGATGCCCTGCCAATTTTTAAACCCAGCAAATTATCTACCTTCAGAGTTTAAAATGTTCTACTATTGTTGACAAATGGCAAACCCTAAattgatttttgttgttggaATTAAATGTTACCTCGCCCGACTGCAATGTGATTTATACTCGACAACACTAACAACTTATCTTTAGGGGCCCGATTATCATTATTGGCAGTATCTGAAACATGTAAAGTCCAAagggtgtttttttctgttggCTCTTTTGCTGCTAGTGTGGCAAATTGTCGGCTGCAAACACACCTTAAAGAACTACTAGATAAGCttaaattgtttatcaaatgGCGGTATGTTCGACCGAAAGGTAAATAACCATTCGTACAAATAAAGTTGAGaatattttgttaaaataCTTCAGCCATGCCACAACCATTCTTTTTCTTAATGACCTTTGATAGATGATTTTACGATTTATCCATGTTTTCTCCATTTGGCAGAAATAAATGAAGACCCATGACTGCTTGTAGGACTGCCATTTGCCGTCTGCACTGACAAACCTTTGTAAGATAGTTGTTAGCGGATAAAGTGTCTGTGCCTTACAAAATGTTTACATGTGTTTACATAGTTTTAGTGCattataagtaaaaaaaaataaataaattcgaACACTTTAAACAGTTCAAATTGGCGATGGAGACAATTCGGCCCTTCTTTCGTTAAAACGggcatgttttcttttttaaacccCCCAAAAGGCAAAAAGACATATCATATAGAAGTTCAACCTGTTTTTAAAAGTTATGCCAAACAAGCTGCTTCAAGCCGTTTGGTATGTTCTGATTGAGCCCGATGAGCGGAGGGAGTACAACAGTTTTCTGACCGGCTGGACGGGCCCCGAATACTGGTAGTTATCATCCCAATTAAGAAAGTCACTGGAACGTTAAAATGAAACCTGTacctacttttttttaataaaaaacttccaatagcGACAATATCCACGACAATATAGCCACCTCGAAAATAATTTCGCTTCTTTATTATTGGCCAAGAATGTTTGGTCGGTGTCGAGGGTTTCAGGGTTGAAATCTTGATATTAAATCACAGGTCACGTGAACAACATTCAATAATTGATCATCACTAAAATTATTGCTTTGAGAAAAATAACTGTAGCAAAGTGCAGGTTCCCATAACGGTTAGAGTACCGGCCTGTTCTGACAAGGTAAGATAATGACATCTGctatgaaaatattgtttgctGACAAAAAGAGAGGGTGTAAAATTCTCCGCCTtttagtttttgtttgttttcgcaaTCAAAACATTGCTTCCAACAAGGAGTCTTTcggaatgaaaaaaaaaaaaacgcttgtTTTGCTTCGTTGTCCGTGGGCATAAattgtcttttattttcttaatcaaGAGAAGGCCTCTGGAAAAATCACCCATTCCGATTATGATACTAATGGATAATAGATCGTTCTAGAAATTTGGACTAAGAAAATCCAATCGAGTTGAGACGAAAATGGAAGTGGTCAGGAAAATCCCCTATAATTCCAACTATAAATTGCCATGcctttgacatttttttgttttcagtgATTTTTATATTTAGTTGTTTTGTAAGGACAATCACGCCATTCAAGTGAAAGGGGACACAACCCCTCCTTTGTCCGTCCCACAGTTCCTTTCTGTAAAAGGAGGCCACCACGTCCTTACAATACCGTTGAGAAGACAATATAATGGCTCATGGAATGTAAAGCTCCCCTAAAGATCTAAGACAATGATAGTGGGATGGGTGACTAAGGTCAACTGATCATGTATCAATTTGTACCTGCAACAAATTACATAGAATAAGTGTTTCAATTTTGATAGATAATTTTGTATCGAGAGCCTTTTCCTTGCATGAAATTCCATTTTGTAGGGGGAGAGTCTAGTAATATAATACCAGGAGCTTATCTTTAATGGATGACAAGACAAATCTAGGTAGGCTACGGGTGGAGTTTATCTTTAATTAAATGAATGACCTGTGAGATGGAAGAACTAAGAGGACAGTAGCGGGTAACGCATTGATTTTGCCGTTAGACTACTCGGAAAGGGATTTTCAAACGTGTTTTTTTCACAAGGATGTAATAAATACCACAACGAAGTGCAAGCAACTGTTTTAGAACCACTTGAAGTGTCTGAAATTTGCATTAGAAATGATTTAGAAATAATTGCACGACAGGAATTTCCCGAAATACCCGTACGGTCTGACAGCCCGGTACTGAAGTGAAACTAGACTAATAGACACGTTGAACAcacaaatataatatttcTTCACATGAAAATATTTAGGTGACTTTCTTAGATCGCCCAGCCAACTGTTCGGGGTCCTAGTATAAGGGATTTTTTGGATTAGTCAAAATGAACAATTGATATTAGAACGCTTTCCTCAGAAATATTGGCCAAGTCTTTTATTGATATAGCCTTAGCAAGCCTTgaattattggggggcacggtacagaaacattaagaaaacaatggggggcacagccacgcccctactggtcatttgcttataattaaaaaatatatatattgggGGGTACTCGAAATATATGTTCAGGTTTTATTATGAAGAAAATATTCTTCTTTCCAGGTTGCCTATATAACGAATCCCATAATAGAAATCTACACACTAAGAAACTATTAAAtgtctcttttattttatgagGATGGGGTTTGTTTTGATCAGAACTTGATCAGAACTGGTTTATTTGTTCTGCAGGATGGGTTTCCCGAGTACCTGGCGCTGGGCCTTGCTCTTCTGTGGTCTGGTTCTCAACCAACAAGTCATCACAGCCTCGCATCTGCACCATGACCACGTGACTATGACACGTGCCCTCAGGCGATATCAGGACAAAGGTAAGCTCACGTGTGCAGTGATCACGTGAGGACGACACGCCCTCAGGCGATATCACAAGAGACAGGTAAGAACACGTGTACCATGACACGTGATTTCAGATGGTGCCAGGACAAAGGGTTGCCAGACAATATTATTTACTGTTTGTATTAAATTTGTGTATTTAAAATTTAGAAGTAAGCTTTAGTCGAGATAATCTTTGATATCTGTCTAATATTCCAGAAGACTTAGGCGGTGATCGGTTTGACGATGGAGCCATGCCCTCTTACCGCAGTGAGTATTCATTGCATTATTGTTGTTGATAGGCTTGTGTCAATAGTACCAGAACCGGTCTAGCAAAGATAGAAAATGCTTAATTTTTCCCTGACCGATAACCAACCCTGCATGTTAACCCTATGGGAATTGCGACCTACCCCTCCTTGTAGCGCCGCAGGGATTGCGTCCAAACCTATGTTGAACCACAGGAATTGCGTCACACACCCCCTTTGTTAGCCCCACATGTATTGCGTTCCTCACCCCCTTTGCTAACCTCACATGTATTGCGTCCCTCACCCCTTTGCTAACCCCACGTTTATTGCGTCCCTCACCCCCTTTGTTAGCCCCACATGCATTGCGTCCCT
The sequence above is a segment of the Nematostella vectensis chromosome 2, jaNemVect1.1, whole genome shotgun sequence genome. Coding sequences within it:
- the LOC5518330 gene encoding chondroitin proteoglycan 2 isoform X1, yielding MKSAAVFLLGLLVCHCSALGLFESQLEHLLSEDSNFCTERQDGNYADSSNCNLYITCSNGFTIANRHCPTGLAFNEAIGMCDYPSNVPGCSGSSGSGFCHEKSDGNYKDSGNCHGFIMCSNGHTYHMTCPGQTNFDPAKKRCEDYDCSVPGRDVAYLTDQNDGGFCAERSDGDYQDPDACEGFISCSNHITYHMPCPENLRFNPTTKHCDNPENVQCGPTRPPTPKVPPTTKAPFTKSPFCVGKQNGKYADANNCNGFVMCSNGYIYYMDCPSNLRYDPAKGRCEWADTVDCGQRPTISPHPPKPTTMPPQPTPPKSPFCEEKKNGDYADPSNCNGFITCSNGYAYKRDCPFNLKFDTKKLECEWPNKVNCKSRPTTVPYVTKPTPPSGNSEFCKKNGNGRYRDPHNCLGYIVCRGGNIYFRNCRRGLRFNGVTKRCDLPRNVKCAGAGGGTFCEGRKDGDYVDAVNCNGFIKCSNQLTYYFDCPSNLRFNIKKDWCDWPENVWCPYL
- the LOC5518330 gene encoding chondroitin proteoglycan 2 isoform X2 — protein: MKSAAVFLLGLLVCHCSALGLFESQLEHLLSEDSNFCTERQDGNYADSSNCNLYITCSNGFTIANRHCPTGLAFNEAIGMCDYPSNVPGCSGSSGSGFCHEKSDGNYKDSGNCHGFIMCSNGHTYHMTCPGQTNFDPAKKRCEDYDCSGRDVAYLTDQNDGGFCAERSDGDYQDPDACEGFISCSNHITYHMPCPENLRFNPTTKHCDNPENVQCGPTRPPTPKVPPTTKAPFTKSPFCVGKQNGKYADANNCNGFVMCSNGYIYYMDCPSNLRYDPAKGRCEWADTVDCGQRPTISPHPPKPTTMPPQPTPPKSPFCEEKKNGDYADPSNCNGFITCSNGYAYKRDCPFNLKFDTKKLECEWPNKVNCKSRPTTVPYVTKPTPPSGNSEFCKKNGNGRYRDPHNCLGYIVCRGGNIYFRNCRRGLRFNGVTKRCDLPRNVKCAGAGGGTFCEGRKDGDYVDAVNCNGFIKCSNQLTYYFDCPSNLRFNIKKDWCDWPENVWCPYL